GGTCACGCCACGGTCGTGGACCATCTGGTGCCGCCGATGGCCCGTGCCGACACCTACGGCGATCTGGCCAAGCTGGAGCAGCTGCTCGACGAGTACGCGCTCGTCAGCGATCTCGACCCGACGAAGGCGCCCGCTGTGCGCGCGCAGATCTGGACGCTGGTGAAGGCGGCCGAGCTGCACCACGATCTGCATGTCGACGAACAGCCGGACGACGGCGAGTTCGACTCGTTCGTCATGCACATCGACGGCTATCTCTGCGAGATCAAGGACGTCCAGATCAGGGACGGTCTGCACATCCTGGGCGGCGGTCCCGAGGCGGAGGCCCGGGTCAATCTCGTCCTGGCCGTGCTGCGCGCATCGCAGGTGTGGGGCGGCACGGCCAATGCGCTGCCGGGGCTCAGGGCCTGTCTCGCCGAGCACTTCGCTCTGGTGGAGAAGGACCTGCTGGGCGAGCCGGGCGCACCGGTGAAGGTGCCGGTGGAGCTCACGGAGCTGGTCGAGGGACCCGCGCGGACGGGCGCCGACGCGATCGATCTGCTGGAGCAGCTGTGCCGGCGGCTCGCGGAGGGCATGGAGGAGCGCGGCTGGGACCTCGCGGCCGTGGCCGGCCTGGTGCGCGATGTGCTGGGCACTCAACTCCCGGACGCGGTGGCCGTGTTGGGCTTCGCCTGCGAGGAGGTCGTGCCCCGGCTGGCCCGTACGACGGACGAGATCGGCAACATCCTGCGGGCGCTGGACGGCGGCTACGTACCGGCCGGGCCTTCCGGGTCGCCGACGCGCGGCCTGGTGAATGTGCTGCCGACCGGCCGCAACTTCTACTCCGTCGACCCCAAGGCGATTCCCTCCCGGCTGTCGTGGGAGGTCGGCCAGGCGCTGGCCGACTCCCTGGTGGCCCGCTACCTCACGGACACGGGCGAGTACCCGAAGTCGGTCGGCCTCACGGTGTGGGGCACGTCCGCGATGCGCACCCAGGGCGACGACATCGCCGAAATCCTGGCGCTGCTGGGGTGCCGGCCGGTGTGGGACGACGCCTCGCGCCGCGTGAGTGGCTTCGAGGTCGTGCCGGTGGCGGAGCTGGGACGGCCGCGCATCGATGTGACGGTGCGTATCTCCGGCTTCTTCCGTGACGCCTTCCCGCATGTGGTCGGGCTGATCGACGACGCGGTACGGGCGGTGGCGGAGCTGGACGAGCCGGCCGAGTCCAACTACGTACGGGCGCACGCGGACGAGGACACGGCGGAGCACGGCGACCGGCGGCGGGCGACGGCCCGGATCTTCGGCTCGAAGCCGGGGGCGTACGGGGCGGGGCTGCTGCCGCTGATCGACGCTCGGAACTGGCGCAGCGACGCGGATCTGGCCGAGGTGTACGCGGTGTGGGGCGGCTATGCGTACGGTCGCGGGCTGGAGGGGCGGGCGGCGCGCGGGGACATGGAGACGGCGTTCCGGCGGATCGCGGTCGCCGCGAAGAACGTCGACACGAGGGAGCACGACCTCGTCGACGCGGACGACTACTTCCAGTACCACGGCGGGATGGTCGCCATGGTGCGGCATCTGACGGGTGAGTCGCCCGAGGCGTACGTGGGTGACTCGGCCACGCCGGACCAGGTGAGGACGCGGACGCTCGGGGAGGAGACGCACCGGGTGTTCCGGGCGCGGGTGGTCAATCCGCGCTGGATGGCGGCGATGCGGCGGCACGGGTACAAGGGCGCGTTCGAGATGGCGGCGACCGTGGACTACCTGTTCGGGTACGACGCGACGACGGGGGTCGTCGACGACTGGATGTACGAGAAGCTCTCGGCGGAGTACGTCTTCGATCCGGAGAACCGGGAGTTCATGCAGAAGTCCAATCCCTGGGCGCTGCGGGGGGTTACGGAGCGTTTGCTGGAGGCGGCGGAGCGGGGGCTGTGGGCGGAGCCGGACGCGGAGACCCTGGAGCGGCTTCGGCAGACGTATCTCGAGCTCGAGGGCGACTTGGAGGGGGACGCGTGAGGGGTGCGCCTGCGGTGGGCCCACGCGGCGGAGCCGCATATCGGATGCAGCCACACCGCCCGAACACGATCGAGGAGTCCGCATGAGCACCCCGTACCCCTTCACCGCGATCGTCGGCATGGACGACCTGCGGCTGGGCCTTCTACTCAACGCCGTGTCCCCCGCCGTCGGTGGTGTCCTCGTGCGGGGGGAGAAGGGGACCGCCAAGTCCACCGCCGTCCGCGCCCTTGCGGCGTTGATACCGGCGGTTCCGGTCGTCCCCGGATGCCGGTTCTCGTGTGACCCCGCTTCGCCCGATCCCGCCTGCCCCGACGGTCCGCACGAGCCCGGTGGCGGCACCGCGCGGGCCGCGCGGATGGTCGAGTTGCCCGTCGGGGCGTCCGAGGACCGGCTCGTCGGGGCGCTCGACATCGAGCGGGCGCTGGCCGAGGGCGTGAAGGCCTTCGAGCCCGGGCTGCTCGCCGACGCGCACCGCGGGATTCTCTATGTGGACGAGGTCAACCTCCTCCATGACCACCTCGTCGACCTGCTGCTCGACGCGGCCGCCATGGGCGCCTCGTACGTCGAGCGCGAGGGTGTCTCGGTGCGGCATGCCGCGCGCTTTCTGCTCGTCGGGACCATGAACCCCGAAGAGGGCGAGCTGCGGCCGCAGTTGCTGGACCGCTTCGGGCTGACCGTCGAGGTCGCTGCCTCGCGCGAGCCCGATCAGCGGGTGGAGGTCGTGCGGCGGCGGCTCGCGTACGACGACGATCCGGCGGGATTCGCCACCCGGTGGGCGGACGAGGAGTCCGCGCTGCGCTCGCGCATCGTCGCCGCGCGCGCCCTGCTGCCCGAGGTCCGGCTCGGGGACGGTGCGCTGCGGCAGATCGCCGCGACCTGCGCGGCGTTCGAGGTGGACGGCATGCGCGCCGACATCGTGATGGCCCGGACGGCGACCGCGCTCGCAGCGTGGGCGGGGCGTACGGACGTACTCGCCGAGGACGTACGGCAGGCCGCGCTGCTGGCGCTCCCCCACCGGCGGCGGCGCAATCCCTTCGACGCTCCCGGGCTCGACGAGGACAGACTCGACGACACGCTGCAGGAGTTCGGCGGCGAGGACGAGAGCGACGACGATCCGGACCCGGACGGTCCGGGCGGCGGCGGTGGGCAGCCGCCGCAGGGCGGGCCCGGCACTCCGCCGCAGGGCGATGCGGGGCAGGGCGACACACCCGCGCGGCCGCAGGAGTCGGAGGGCGGGGAGCCGCAGTCGGCGGGCGGTGGTGAGCAGCAGCCCGTACGGGCGGCCGAGCCGTACCGTACGAAGATGCTCAGCGTGCCCGGTCTCGGCGAGGGCGCGGCGGGGCGCAGGTCCCGTGCGCGGACCGAGCACGGGCGGACGACGGGCGCGCGGCGGCCCCAAGGGGCGCTCACCAAGCTGCACCTGGCGGCGACCGTGCAGGCCGCCGCACCGCATCAGCGGGCGCGCGGGCGCAGCGGCCGTGGCCTGGTGGTGCGCAGGGACGATCTGCGGCAGGCGAACCGCGAGGGGCGCGAGGGAAACCTGGTGCTGTTCGTGGTGGACGCGTCGGGGTCGATGGCGGCCCGGCAGCGGATGAGCGCGGTCAAGGGCGCGGTGCTTTCGCTGCTGCTCGACGCCTACCAGCGGCGCGACAAGGTCGGGCTGGTCACCTTCCGAGGGAAGGACGCGGAGGTGGCGCTGCCGCCGACCTCGTCGGTTGAGGCGGCCGCCGTCCGTCTGGAGAAGCTGCCGACGGGCGGCCGCACACCGCTGGCGGCCGGGCTGCTCAAGGCGCACGACGTACTGCGGGTGGAGCGTATGCGCGATCCGTCCAGGCGGCCGCTGCTGGTCGTGGTGACGGACGGCCGGGCGACGGGCGGGGTCGATCCGGTGGCGCTGGCCGCGCGGGCCGCGCGGCTGCACTGCGCCGAGGGGACGGCCGCGATCGTCGTGGACTGCGAAACCGGTCCCGTACGGCTCGGTCTTGCGGGCACACTCGCCGGCGATCTCGGCGGCACCGCCGTCACCCTCGACGAGCTGCGCGCCGACTCCATCGCCGGGCTCGTCAAGGACGTTCACACTGCCAGGAGGGTCGCGTAATGCCGCAAGGACAGCCGTCCGTCGTCCCGGACGACGGACTCACGACCCGCCAGCGGCGCAACCGGCCGCTCGTCGTCGTGCACACAGGGGTCGGCAAAGGGAAGTCGACGGCCGCCTTCGGGCTCGCGCTGCGCGCCTGGAACCAGGGCTGGCCGATCGGGGTGTTCCAGTTCGTGAAGTCCGCGAAGTGGAAGGTCGGCGAGGAGCGGGCGCTGCGGGTGCTGGGCGACTCCGGCGAGGGCGGTTCCGTCGCGTGGCACAAGATGGGCGAGGGCTGGTCCTGGGTGCAGCGCGACATCGAGTCGAGCGAGGACGCGGCGCGCGAGGGCTGGGAGCAGGTCAAGCGGGACCTGGCGGCCGAGACGTATCAGCTGTACGTGCTGGACGAGTTCGCGTACCCCATGCACTGGGGGTGGGTGGACACCGACGAGGTGATCTCGGTGCTGCGGGACCGGCCGGGGACGCAGCATGTGGTGATCACCGGGCGCAACGCGCCTGCCGGGCTGGTCGGCTTCGCGGATCTCGTCACCGACATGTCGAAGGTCAAGCACCCGATGGACGCCGGTCAGAAGGGGCAGCGGGGCATCGAGTGGTAGCACGTCTCGTCATCGCGGCGCCGGCCTCGGGGAGTGGGAAGACCACTGTCGCCACGGGGTTGATGGCGGCGTTCACCTCGGCGGGCCTGACCGTGTCCCCGCACAAGGCCGGTCCCGACTACATCGACCCCGGCTATCACGCGCTCGCGACGGGGCGTCCGGGCCGGAATCTGGACGCGTATCTGTGCGGCACGGAGCTGATCGCGCCGCTGTTCGCGCATGGCGCGGCGGGGTGCGATCTGGCGGTGGTCGAGGGCGTGATGGGGCTGTACGACGGTGCGGCGGGGGCGGGTGAGCTGGCGTCCACGGCGCAGATCGCGAAGCTGCTGCGGGCACCGGTGGTGCTGGTGGTGGACGCGTCGTCGCAGTCACGGTCGGTGGCGGCGCTGGTGCACGGTTTCGCATCCTGGGATCCGCAGGTGCGGATCGGGGGCGTGATCCTGAACAAGGTGGCGTCGGACCGGCACGAGGAGCTGCTGCGGGTGGCGCTGGAGGAGT
The Streptomyces lunaelactis genome window above contains:
- the cobN gene encoding cobaltochelatase subunit CobN, with the translated sequence MSTENTVLLLSTADTDLLAARASGAPYRIGNPTRIDVAEELPALVAGASVAVVRLLGGKRAWEDGLAALKAAGIPTVLLGGEAVPDAELMAESSVHAGAVAEALQYLVEGGPGNLVELARFLTEDVLLSGHGRAGGARNRHSAEPQKMPEWGVHGERAYVEGRPSVGVLFYRAHQLSGNTGFVDTLCDAIEARGANALPVYCGSLRGADAELYETLGRTDVLVATVLAAGGTRASDASAGGDDEAWDIGALADLDVPVLQGLCLTSSRATWEASDAALSPMDAAMQVAIPEFDGRIITVPFSFKEQGPDGVPVYVADPERAGRVAGIAVRHARLKHKPNAEKKLAIVFTAYPTKHSRVGNAVGLDTPASAVRVLDALRGAGYAVDGYPDDGDELIHRLINAGGHDVEWLTEEQLAAAPARVPLADYRAWFEKLEPELRDGMLEHWGEPPGRLYVDGDDIVLASLQFGNVVVMIQPPRGFGENPIAIYHDPDMPPSHHYVAAYRWLDNTFGADAIVHMGKHGTMEWLPGKGLGLSAGCGPDAVLGELPLVYPFIVNDPGEGTQAKRRGHATVVDHLVPPMARADTYGDLAKLEQLLDEYALVSDLDPTKAPAVRAQIWTLVKAAELHHDLHVDEQPDDGEFDSFVMHIDGYLCEIKDVQIRDGLHILGGGPEAEARVNLVLAVLRASQVWGGTANALPGLRACLAEHFALVEKDLLGEPGAPVKVPVELTELVEGPARTGADAIDLLEQLCRRLAEGMEERGWDLAAVAGLVRDVLGTQLPDAVAVLGFACEEVVPRLARTTDEIGNILRALDGGYVPAGPSGSPTRGLVNVLPTGRNFYSVDPKAIPSRLSWEVGQALADSLVARYLTDTGEYPKSVGLTVWGTSAMRTQGDDIAEILALLGCRPVWDDASRRVSGFEVVPVAELGRPRIDVTVRISGFFRDAFPHVVGLIDDAVRAVAELDEPAESNYVRAHADEDTAEHGDRRRATARIFGSKPGAYGAGLLPLIDARNWRSDADLAEVYAVWGGYAYGRGLEGRAARGDMETAFRRIAVAAKNVDTREHDLVDADDYFQYHGGMVAMVRHLTGESPEAYVGDSATPDQVRTRTLGEETHRVFRARVVNPRWMAAMRRHGYKGAFEMAATVDYLFGYDATTGVVDDWMYEKLSAEYVFDPENREFMQKSNPWALRGVTERLLEAAERGLWAEPDAETLERLRQTYLELEGDLEGDA
- a CDS encoding putative cobaltochelatase, encoding MSTPYPFTAIVGMDDLRLGLLLNAVSPAVGGVLVRGEKGTAKSTAVRALAALIPAVPVVPGCRFSCDPASPDPACPDGPHEPGGGTARAARMVELPVGASEDRLVGALDIERALAEGVKAFEPGLLADAHRGILYVDEVNLLHDHLVDLLLDAAAMGASYVEREGVSVRHAARFLLVGTMNPEEGELRPQLLDRFGLTVEVAASREPDQRVEVVRRRLAYDDDPAGFATRWADEESALRSRIVAARALLPEVRLGDGALRQIAATCAAFEVDGMRADIVMARTATALAAWAGRTDVLAEDVRQAALLALPHRRRRNPFDAPGLDEDRLDDTLQEFGGEDESDDDPDPDGPGGGGGQPPQGGPGTPPQGDAGQGDTPARPQESEGGEPQSAGGGEQQPVRAAEPYRTKMLSVPGLGEGAAGRRSRARTEHGRTTGARRPQGALTKLHLAATVQAAAPHQRARGRSGRGLVVRRDDLRQANREGREGNLVLFVVDASGSMAARQRMSAVKGAVLSLLLDAYQRRDKVGLVTFRGKDAEVALPPTSSVEAAAVRLEKLPTGGRTPLAAGLLKAHDVLRVERMRDPSRRPLLVVVTDGRATGGVDPVALAARAARLHCAEGTAAIVVDCETGPVRLGLAGTLAGDLGGTAVTLDELRADSIAGLVKDVHTARRVA
- the cobO gene encoding cob(I)yrinic acid a,c-diamide adenosyltransferase, which encodes MPQGQPSVVPDDGLTTRQRRNRPLVVVHTGVGKGKSTAAFGLALRAWNQGWPIGVFQFVKSAKWKVGEERALRVLGDSGEGGSVAWHKMGEGWSWVQRDIESSEDAAREGWEQVKRDLAAETYQLYVLDEFAYPMHWGWVDTDEVISVLRDRPGTQHVVITGRNAPAGLVGFADLVTDMSKVKHPMDAGQKGQRGIEW